In the genome of Monodelphis domestica isolate mMonDom1 chromosome 2, mMonDom1.pri, whole genome shotgun sequence, one region contains:
- the SPPL2C gene encoding signal peptide peptidase-like 2C has protein sequence MATMDLLLPLVLLLLVATPAHGEYGVVHVVSGKGSKDYCALFSSEYVTLPRDLHHAPLLPLHDGTKAPWCPSENTYQSSPQGTNPQKPLSKTTAMVLRGNCSFYAKGRLAQGQGAYGLLIVSRAGDLQCSDTTPLPVTYQSQGLLPDLTIPVAVLRYDDMLDILNQARGRAIPRVAMYVPLEPVLDYNMVIIFILAVGTVAVGGYWAGMSEAERLQRRRERRGGAANISEEAEGVAEEEEEEEEPVDFTPAMTGAVVLMSCSIMLLLYFFYDCFVYIMIGVFGLGAGTGLYSCLSPLARRLPLGHYQLILPGLQTYLQLSLILLAGLCTSITAIWMIFRNEERWAWFLQDTLGVAYCLFVLRRVRLPTLRSCASFLLALLAFDVFFVFITPFLTRTGESIMVEVASGPSDSTSHEKLPMVLKVPRLSFSPLTLCDRPFSILGFGDIVVPGFLVAYCHRFDIQVRSSRVYYMTCTLAYAVGLLVTFLAMILMQMGQPALLYLVSCTLITSLGVAVCRQELSLFWTGQGFVKPPTHPVIQSPPSPDNRMMAEEPSPSPEQKSEEHTDIQPIVKTKELNEEGASLLESSLTGDSEETLLPAEDGGTSPCCLTDSSEGWSDANLDPEELPTPPLGTNENPGTPGTQVGELNDAPEDTVAWTGLHKRKGLKVKKSLSAQASL, from the coding sequence ATGGCAACGATGGacctcctcctccctttagtCCTCCTACTCCTCGTGGCTACTCCAGCCCACGGAGAGTACGGCGTGGTCCACGTGGTATCAGGGAAGGGCAGCAAAGACTACTGCGCCCTCTTCAGTTCTGAGTATGTCACCTTGCCCCGGGATCTCCACCATGCCCCTCTGCTGCCCCTGCATGATGGCACCAAAGCACCCTGGTGCCCCAGTGAGAACACCTACCAGTCATCCCCACAAGGCACCAATCCCCAGAAACCACTGAGCAAAACCACTGCCATGGTGCTCCGGGGCAACTGCAGCTTCTACGCCAAGGGTCGCCTGGCCCAAGGCCAGGGTGCCTACGGTCTTCTCATTGTCAGCCGTGCTGGCGACCTCCAGTGTTCGGACACCACCCCTCTTCCAGTGACCTACCAGAGCCAAGGGCTGCTCCCTGACCTGACCATCCCCGTAGCGGTACTCCGCTACGATGACATGTTGGATATCTTGAACCAGGCCCGAGGAAGGGCCATTCCCCGGGTGGCCATGTACGTGCCCCTAGAGCCAGTCCTTGACTACAACATGGTGATCATCTTCATCCTGGCCGTGGGCACGGTGGCTGTGGGGGGCTACTGGGCCGGGATGAGCGAGGCGGAGAGGCTCCAGCGGCGCCGAGAGCGTCGAGGAGGAGCTGCCAATATCAGCGAGGAGGCGGAAGGGGTGgcggaagaggaagaagaggaggaggagccaGTGGACTTCACACCGGCTATGACAGGAGCGGTGGTCCTCATGTCCTGTTCCATCATGCTATTGCTCTACTTCTTCTACGATTGTTTTGTCTACATTATGATTGGCGTCTTTGGTTTGGGCGCCGGCACCGGCCTCTACAGCTGCCTGTCACCCCTGGCTCGCCGCCTGCCTCTGGGGCACTACCAGCTCATCCTGCCAGGCCTGCAGACTTACCTGCAACTGTCCTTGATCCTGCTGGCCGGCCTGTGCACCTCCATCACAGCCATCTGGATGATCTTCCGCAATGAGGAGCGCTGGGCCTGGTTCTTACAAGACACACTGGGTGTAGCCTATTGCCTTTTTGTGCTCAGGCGAGTGAGGCTGCCCACTCTACGGAGCTGTGCCTCCTTCCTGCTGGCCCTGCTGGCCTTCGATGTTTTCTTCGTCTTCATCACCCCTTTTCTCACTAGGACTGGCGAGAGCATCATGGTGGAAGTGGCCTCTGGCCCTTCCGATTCCACCAGCCATGAGAAGCTGCCCATGGTGCTGAAGGTGCCTCGCCTCAGCTTCTCCCCACTGACTCTCTGTGACCGACCATTCTCCATCCTTGGCTTTGGGGACATCGTGGTGCCTGGCTTTCTGGTGGCCTACTGCCACCGTTTTGACATCCAGGTACGCTCATCTCGAGTCTACTACATGACCTGCACCTTGGCCTATGCTGTTGGCCTGTTAGTCACTTTTCTCGCCATGATTCTCATGCAGATGGGCCAGCCAGCACTGCTCTATTTAGTATCCTGTACACTCATCACCAGCCTGGGTGTTGCTGTCTGTCGCCAAGAGCTCTCCCTCTTTTGGACTGGTCAGGGTTTTGTTAAGCCACCCACGCACCCCGTCATCCAGTCACCTCCTTCCCCTGACAATAGAATGATGGCTGAAGAGCCATCTCCATCGCCAGAGCAGAAGTCAGAAGAACATACTGATATCCAGCCCATTGTGAAGACCAAGGAGCTGAATGAGGAGGGGGCCAGCCTCCTGGAAAGCAGCCTTACGGGGGACTCAGAGGAGACTCTCCTGCCTGCTGAGGATGGAGGCACCAGCCCATGCTGCCTCACCGATAGCTCTGAGGGCTGGAGTGATGCCAACCTAGATCCAGAAGAGCTGCCCACCCCTCCACTTGGGACAAATGAAAATCCAGGGACCCCGGGCACACAGGTGGGGGAACTGAACGATGCCCCTGAAGACACTGTTGCCTGGACAGGGCTCCACAAAAGAAAGGGCTTAAAGGTCAAGAAAAGCCTATCAGCCCAAGCCTCACTCTAA